AGAAGGATTCCTTTTACCACGTTCAAGAAGACTGATGTAAGTTCTATCCAAATTGGCCGCTTCGGCCAACCTTTCTTGGGATAAACCCTTTTGAATGCGAGCATTATGTAAACATCTGCCAAATTGAGCTAAATTGTCCTTTGCCATGCTTCGATTAAACTGCCTGACGTGACCCCTAGTCCACTGACTGACAGTCACAATAGAAAAACAAAAAAATGAGCCAGATTTTTCTGACTCATTACAGCTAAGATTTCA
This Microcystis wesenbergii NRERC-220 DNA region includes the following protein-coding sequences:
- a CDS encoding helix-turn-helix domain-containing protein, producing the protein MAKDNLAQFGRCLHNARIQKGLSQERLAEAANLDRTYISLLERGKRNPSLLCLISLCRALNISLSELFNTMSINSDVNTDDVRRFD